One genomic window of Vidua macroura isolate BioBank_ID:100142 chromosome 16, ASM2450914v1, whole genome shotgun sequence includes the following:
- the MEIOB gene encoding meiosis-specific with OB domain-containing protein isoform X1 translates to MAHSRSARDFVALSDLHPNLARPNVIGVVIGKTDVRSFPDRKNIGTERYTFNFTIRDSPTYFINVQSWGREEYIRSLSESFRVGDCVTIENPLIQSKEAEREEKFNPVTPSGYKLLLSENHSVVKTSSCYDTDTRLLALLHLPVKDPQDYYSLGDIVANGQSLHGRVLNVLAAVMAVGEPKYFMTSDKRKGQRCEVKLYDETERSFPIVCWDNESIQLAQSWIPQETVIFASDVRINFDKFRNCMTATVISKTIITTNPETAEANVLFSFIKESAQAGALPSPVKELPNESINLEAVVDVYTVEQLKEKALQSDGKLEPLHGIIYGYISTLDIDENVSRVLRNRCSICRFIVNEVSNTCTFCSDVPPEARSTFASFDILVDVTDHTGTLHSCYLSDCVAEETLGCTVHEFLMLEEDQKTALKWQLLLERSKIYFKVTSSPNWRTGLKVNLLSCKLADPIEASQSLLGRDWNY, encoded by the exons ATGGCTCATTCTCGTTCAGCACGGGACTTCGTTGCACTTTCAGATCTGCATCCAAACCTCGCTCGTCCT aatgtaATCGGGGTGGTTATTGGGAAAACAGATGTCAGAAGCTTTCCAGACCGAAAAA ACATTGGCACTGAGAGATACACCTTCAATTTTACCATTCGTGACTCCCCAACTTACTTCATTAACGTCCAGTCCTGGGGCAGAGAAGAATACATCAGATCCCTCTCAGAAAGCTTCAGGGTTGGTGACTGTG TTACAATCGAAAATCCTTTAATTCAGtcaaaggaagcagaaagagaagaaaaattcaaCCCTGTAACTCCTAG TGGCTACAAATTATTGCTCAGTGAAAACCACTCTGTGGTTAAAACCTCTTCCTGCTACGACACAGACACCaggctcctggctctgctgcacctGCCTGTCAAGGACCCTCAGGATTATTATTCCCTGGGGGACATCGTGGCAAATGGACAAAGCCTCCATGGGAGAGTCCTCAACGTGCTGGCAGCTGTGATGGCA GTTGGGGAGCCAAAGTATTTTATGACTTCAGACAAAAGGAAAGGCCAGAGGTGTGAAGTAAAGCTGTATGATGAAACAGAGAGGTCTTTCCCAATAGTATG CTGGGATAATGAATCCATCCAGCTGGCACAGAGTTGGATTCCCCAAGAAACAG TTATATTTGCATCAGATGTGAGAATCAATTTTGACAAATTTAGGAACTGCATGACTGCAACTGTGATATCCAAAACCATCATTACAACCAACCCAG aaacagcagaagcaaATGTTCTCTTCAGCTTCATCAAAGAGagtgcccaggcaggagctctgcccagccctgtgaAGGAGCTGCCAAATGAAAGCATTAACT TGGAGGCTGTAGTGGATGTCTACACAGTGgaacagctgaaagaaaaagctcTCCAGAGTGATGGGAAGCTGGAGCCTCTCCATGGAATTATTTATGGCTACATTTCCACCCTGGACATCGACGAGAACGTGTCCAGAGTCCTGCGCAACAGATG CTCAATCTGCCGGTTCATCGTGAATGAAGTGTCAAACACCTGCACCTTCTGCAGCGACGTCCCTCCAGAGGCCAGGTCCACCTTTGCCAGCTTTGACATCCTGGTGGATGTGACAGACCACACAGGCACCCTGCACTCCTGCTACCTGTCTGACTGTGTCGCTGAGGAAACCCTGGGCTGCACA GTCCATGAATTCCTCATGCTGGAAGAAGACCAGAAGACTGCACTGAAATGGCAACTCCTCTTGGAACGAAGCAAGATTTACTTCAAA gtTACATCATCACCCAATTGGAGAACTGGATTAAAAGTGAATCTTCTTTCCTGCAAACTGGCAGATCCCATAGAGGCGAGTCAGAGCTTGTTGGGAAGAGACTGGAATTATTAA
- the FAHD1 gene encoding acylpyruvase FAHD1, mitochondrial encodes MATSKPLSRFWEWGRNIVCVGRNYAEHAKEMGSALPAEPLFFLKPSSAYVREGSPILRPYYCRNLHHEVELGVVIGRRARAVPQDAAMEHVAGYALCLDMTARDTQEECKKKGLPWTLAKGFGSSCPVSDFVPKEKIPDPHKLQIWLKVNGKLRQEGDTSSMIFSIPYLISYISHIFTLEEGDLILTGSPKGVGAVEANDEIEAGIRDVVSVRFKVAQGTEPRSTRGV; translated from the coding sequence ATGGCCACCTCCAAACCGCTGTCCCGCTTCTGGGAGTGGGGCAGGAACATCGTGTGCGTGGGGCGCAACTACGCGGAGCACGCCAAGGAGATGGGCAGCGCCCTGCCCGCCGAGCCGCTCTTCTTCCTCAAGCCCTCCTCGGCCTACGTGCGGGAGGGGTCCCCGATCCTGCGGCCCTACTACTGCCGGAACCTGCACCACGAGGTGGAGCTGGGGGTGGTCATCGGCCGGAGGGCGCGGGCCGTgccgcaggacgcggccatgGAGCACGTGGCGGGCTACGCCCTGTGCCTGGACATGACGGCCCGCGACACGCAGGAGGAGTGCAAAAAGAAAGGGCTGCCCTGGACCTTGGCCAAAGGCTTCGGCTCGTCCTGCCCCGTCAGTGACTTCGTGCCCAAGGAGAAGATCCCAGACCCGCACAAGCTGCAGATCTGGCTGAAGGTGAACgggaagctgaggcaggagggGGACACCTCCTCCATGATCTTCTCCATCCCTTACCTGATCAGCTACATCAGCCACATATTCACCTTGGAAGAAGGGGACTTGATTCTCACGGGGTCTCCCAAAGGAGTCGGGGCCGTGGAGGCCAACGATGAGATCGAGGCGGGGATCAGGGACGTGGTGTCCGTCAGGTTCAAGGTGGCACAGGGCACGGAACCCAGGAGCACAAGAGGTGTGTGA
- the MEIOB gene encoding meiosis-specific with OB domain-containing protein isoform X2, protein MAHSRSARDFVALSDLHPNLARPNVIGVVIGKTDVRSFPDRKNIGTERYTFNFTIRDSPTYFINVQSWGREEYIRSLSESFRVGDCVTIENPLIQSKEAEREEKFNPVTPSGYKLLLSENHSVVKTSSCYDTDTRLLALLHLPVKDPQDYYSLGDIVANGQSLHGRVLNVLAAVMAVGEPKYFMTSDKRKGQRCEVKLYDETERSFPIVCWDNESIQLAQSWIPQETVIFASDVRINFDKFRNCMTATVISKTIITTNPVEAVVDVYTVEQLKEKALQSDGKLEPLHGIIYGYISTLDIDENVSRVLRNRCSICRFIVNEVSNTCTFCSDVPPEARSTFASFDILVDVTDHTGTLHSCYLSDCVAEETLGCTVHEFLMLEEDQKTALKWQLLLERSKIYFKVTSSPNWRTGLKVNLLSCKLADPIEASQSLLGRDWNY, encoded by the exons ATGGCTCATTCTCGTTCAGCACGGGACTTCGTTGCACTTTCAGATCTGCATCCAAACCTCGCTCGTCCT aatgtaATCGGGGTGGTTATTGGGAAAACAGATGTCAGAAGCTTTCCAGACCGAAAAA ACATTGGCACTGAGAGATACACCTTCAATTTTACCATTCGTGACTCCCCAACTTACTTCATTAACGTCCAGTCCTGGGGCAGAGAAGAATACATCAGATCCCTCTCAGAAAGCTTCAGGGTTGGTGACTGTG TTACAATCGAAAATCCTTTAATTCAGtcaaaggaagcagaaagagaagaaaaattcaaCCCTGTAACTCCTAG TGGCTACAAATTATTGCTCAGTGAAAACCACTCTGTGGTTAAAACCTCTTCCTGCTACGACACAGACACCaggctcctggctctgctgcacctGCCTGTCAAGGACCCTCAGGATTATTATTCCCTGGGGGACATCGTGGCAAATGGACAAAGCCTCCATGGGAGAGTCCTCAACGTGCTGGCAGCTGTGATGGCA GTTGGGGAGCCAAAGTATTTTATGACTTCAGACAAAAGGAAAGGCCAGAGGTGTGAAGTAAAGCTGTATGATGAAACAGAGAGGTCTTTCCCAATAGTATG CTGGGATAATGAATCCATCCAGCTGGCACAGAGTTGGATTCCCCAAGAAACAG TTATATTTGCATCAGATGTGAGAATCAATTTTGACAAATTTAGGAACTGCATGACTGCAACTGTGATATCCAAAACCATCATTACAACCAACCCAG TGGAGGCTGTAGTGGATGTCTACACAGTGgaacagctgaaagaaaaagctcTCCAGAGTGATGGGAAGCTGGAGCCTCTCCATGGAATTATTTATGGCTACATTTCCACCCTGGACATCGACGAGAACGTGTCCAGAGTCCTGCGCAACAGATG CTCAATCTGCCGGTTCATCGTGAATGAAGTGTCAAACACCTGCACCTTCTGCAGCGACGTCCCTCCAGAGGCCAGGTCCACCTTTGCCAGCTTTGACATCCTGGTGGATGTGACAGACCACACAGGCACCCTGCACTCCTGCTACCTGTCTGACTGTGTCGCTGAGGAAACCCTGGGCTGCACA GTCCATGAATTCCTCATGCTGGAAGAAGACCAGAAGACTGCACTGAAATGGCAACTCCTCTTGGAACGAAGCAAGATTTACTTCAAA gtTACATCATCACCCAATTGGAGAACTGGATTAAAAGTGAATCTTCTTTCCTGCAAACTGGCAGATCCCATAGAGGCGAGTCAGAGCTTGTTGGGAAGAGACTGGAATTATTAA